The following proteins come from a genomic window of Camelus dromedarius isolate mCamDro1 chromosome 29, mCamDro1.pat, whole genome shotgun sequence:
- the LOC116149417 gene encoding basic proline-rich protein-like: MRYLETDFEVTRLHKRQREARTHFPAPLASLPLRAGLRGRPPRKDAAATRRPSPRGPPRSPRGAHGPASTPHGAPGAGGGEPQGTPAACPTKHQPAEPVSYPRSSRAGREPGPRTRTTSGCPGPARDAPSRHAAPDRAGDRAESPRPPPPEAARSPASRHPPEPQARLLRPGSAKQDAQPRDPADLPLGDPDLAAPNPLPQSACGRGKGSLSQSRGARRTPLHRPPASRTRSPATPTRRLLPAKSPGTHAALGRPPPDPAPPPGPARPPPPRRATPRRLRPEPACPPARDRSSAEARSGVLTWAASEGERTEEPWGRRGGGGEGRPRPASAAAPTAPRARAA; the protein is encoded by the coding sequence ATGCGCTATTTGGAAACTGATTTTGAAGTTACTCGTCTCCACAAACGACAGAGGGAAGCCAGAACACACTTCCCGGCACCACTCGCCTCCCTACCACTCCGGGCAGGACTTCGGGGCAGACCACCTAGGAAGGACGCCGCGGCCACGCGGCGCCCCAGTCCTCGGGGGCCTCCGCGCTCACCCCGAGGGGCCCACGGTCCGGCCAGCACGCCCCACGGGGCGCCCGGAGCGGGGGGCGGAGAACCGCAGGGCACACCCGCTGCTTGTCCAACGAAGCACCAACCCGCTGAGCCCGTGAGCTACCCGCGGAGCAGCCGCGCCGGGAGGGAGCCGGGTCCCAGGACGCGCACCACCTCAGGCTGCCCGGGGCCGGCCCGGGACGCCCCTTCCCGCCACGCCGCCCCCGACCGGGCTGGAGACCGGGCCGAGTCACCGCGCCCGCCGCCCCCCGAGGCCGCCCGGAGCCCGGCAAGCAGACACCCCCCCGAACCCCAAGCACGGCTTCTTCGTCCCGGGAGCGCGAAACAGGACGCCCAGCCGCGCGACCCCGCGGACCTGCCCCTCGGAGACCCGGACCTCGCCGCACCGAACCCTCTGCCCCAAAGCGCCTGCGGCCGCGGCAAAGGCTCCCTGTCCCAGAGCCGAGGAGCCCGGAGAACCCCCCTCCATCGTCCTCCCGCCTCAAGAACGAGGAGCCCCGCAACCCCGACACGTCGCCTCCTCCCCGCGAAGAGCCCTGGCACCCACGCCGCCCTCGGGCGCCCGCCGCCGGACCCCGCGCCGCCGCCGGGCCCCGCACGCCCGCCCCCGCCGCGCCGCGCCACGCCGCGCCGCCTCCGCCCGGAGCCCGCCTGCCCTCCTGCCCGCGACCGCTCCTCGGCCGAGGCGCGCTCCGGCGTCCTCACCTGGGCAGCGTCGGAGGGCGAGCGGACCGAGGAGCCCTGGGGAAGACGAGGCGGCGGCGGAGAGGGGCGGCCCAGGCCTGCGTCTGCCGCGGCCCCCACGGCTCCGCGAGCAAGAGCTGCGTGA